The following proteins come from a genomic window of Natronosalvus vescus:
- a CDS encoding transglutaminase-like domain-containing protein yields the protein MDRRVLLSTVGAGAVSALAGCTSILDSDTEPTDDSGDDTTDDEASGPTQEERNERYIERVTKDGKLLYGHNLHVTSIKDIAPNSVTVELNIAVNPLADYDIHAHYIPLSEAADAEWNITKTTEIVRTQGTVDSHDSLYDDEAHEWKETGTLAHFRYDIIDENPPKPVSKITIPQESYKDNSLLPYVNVPIGGDYHVGPRSPVGRVFDFKFDLDMEIPKYEPFVIGFSWEDEYNHSPRGGEIITQTQQAARVGEEEFIYASRFEDQGDWLEFRRKQTWDMYEWPDVNHSSVEETKDGYRMKTCRLSSFSIYSERYQEFLDEIEEREIRDGISMGHLLEEAAPHFTSSPVQNLWGVDVQFSEQELSDAIQTAQQIDVETEGSLVKAMSNAPEVVENPIVQEVATQIADECDRRGASPVEQLRFIVDFVQFFDHSWDLGGNPRDGVALAPGTAHPVRTFSRTYGDCKDYTVLMNALLQQDVFDFETRIFRLPDITTFTSDTGRSIDVGHVTPAVRMRDMGFEDINEQRQLGRHPHVLVPYQREIDGEQYMYVESSFGMPLGYIPPQWEGLSVHVL from the coding sequence ATGGACAGAAGGGTGTTACTTTCCACGGTTGGTGCGGGAGCAGTGAGTGCTTTGGCTGGTTGTACCTCAATTTTAGACTCGGACACTGAACCCACTGATGACTCGGGTGATGATACGACCGATGATGAGGCATCGGGTCCAACACAAGAAGAGCGCAATGAGAGGTATATCGAGAGAGTGACCAAGGATGGCAAACTCCTCTATGGGCACAACCTCCATGTGACATCAATCAAAGATATTGCACCAAACTCCGTCACTGTGGAACTAAACATAGCCGTCAATCCACTTGCAGACTACGACATTCATGCCCACTACATCCCACTCTCTGAAGCGGCAGATGCAGAGTGGAATATCACAAAAACGACAGAGATTGTCCGTACACAGGGAACGGTGGACTCCCACGATAGTCTCTACGATGATGAGGCACACGAATGGAAGGAAACTGGTACTCTAGCACACTTCCGATACGATATTATAGATGAGAACCCACCCAAACCCGTCTCGAAAATCACCATCCCACAGGAGAGCTACAAAGATAATTCGTTGCTCCCTTATGTAAATGTGCCAATTGGTGGTGATTATCACGTCGGGCCAAGAAGCCCAGTTGGTCGCGTCTTTGATTTCAAATTCGACCTTGATATGGAAATTCCCAAATATGAACCGTTCGTTATCGGGTTCTCCTGGGAAGACGAGTATAACCACTCTCCACGAGGGGGCGAAATCATCACGCAGACCCAGCAAGCGGCTCGCGTTGGAGAAGAGGAATTCATCTATGCAAGCCGCTTTGAAGACCAGGGCGACTGGCTCGAGTTCCGAAGGAAACAAACGTGGGATATGTACGAGTGGCCTGACGTAAACCACTCTAGCGTAGAAGAAACCAAAGACGGGTATCGAATGAAGACCTGTCGGCTCTCCAGCTTCAGTATCTACTCAGAGCGATACCAGGAGTTCCTCGATGAAATCGAAGAACGAGAGATTCGAGATGGAATCTCCATGGGGCATCTTCTCGAAGAAGCCGCCCCTCATTTCACGAGTTCCCCTGTTCAGAATCTCTGGGGTGTTGACGTACAGTTCAGTGAGCAGGAGCTTTCTGACGCAATCCAAACAGCCCAACAAATCGACGTTGAGACGGAAGGGTCATTGGTGAAGGCTATGTCAAACGCGCCAGAGGTCGTAGAGAACCCGATTGTCCAAGAAGTCGCCACACAGATTGCCGACGAGTGCGACCGTCGTGGAGCGAGTCCCGTCGAACAGCTACGGTTCATCGTTGATTTCGTCCAGTTCTTCGACCACAGTTGGGATTTGGGTGGTAACCCCCGAGATGGGGTAGCGTTGGCTCCTGGCACGGCTCACCCCGTGCGGACGTTCTCTCGGACGTATGGTGATTGTAAGGACTACACAGTGCTGATGAACGCACTCTTACAGCAGGATGTCTTCGATTTCGAGACGCGCATCTTCCGACTCCCCGATATCACTACGTTCACTTCGGACACTGGGCGAAGTATAGATGTTGGACACGTCACACCTGCCGTTCGGATGCGTGATATGGGCTTCGAGGATATTAACGAACAGCGACAACTAGGTAGGCACCCACACGTTCTTGTTCCATACCAGCGGGAGATTGATGGGGAGCAGTACATGTATGTCGAGTCGTCGTTCGGAATGCCGCTCGGATACATCCCGCCACAGTGGGAAGGACTCAGTGTTCATGTTCTCTAA
- a CDS encoding PadR family transcriptional regulator, which yields MDDLTGFQRDLLYVIAGAERPSGQEVKEELEQYYSSEINHGRLYPNLDTVVNKEFVKKGELDRRTNYYAISEAGRQRIQERREWEAQYVDTEGHKIIG from the coding sequence ATGGACGATCTGACGGGGTTCCAGCGCGACCTCCTATACGTGATCGCTGGGGCCGAACGACCTTCAGGCCAAGAAGTAAAGGAAGAATTGGAACAGTACTACAGTAGCGAGATAAATCATGGACGACTGTACCCGAATCTCGATACAGTGGTCAATAAGGAGTTCGTCAAGAAAGGGGAACTCGATCGCCGAACCAACTATTATGCGATTTCAGAGGCAGGCAGACAGCGGATTCAGGAGCGTCGAGAGTGGGAAGCGCAATACGTCGACACGGAGGGACACAAAATCATAGGCTAA